The genomic DNA TTCATGCGCTGCCGCTGCCTTCGCGCGCCAATCTCGCCTCCCGTGTGCCCCGCGCCACGGCATCTCGGTCCCGGCTCAGGCCGCTCCATTCCCGCTCCGCCACGCTCCCACGAGAGCACGCACGGAGACGCCTCACTCTCCTGCTGCCGCAGCCGCGCTCGACCCGTCGGTTCGCTGAAATTCTCCCTCTGCTGCTTACATAGCTAGCCAGCCAACCAGCGCGTTCGCATGGACATGGGGATcgcgcgggtggcggcgccgccgcacctcGCGTGCTCCGCGCGGCCCACCGGCGGGTCGCTCGGAGTGGGGGCAGCGCGTCCAGGGACGGGCACGCAAAGCGGACGGGGAAGAAGTAGGTGTCGCCCCCCGCGTCCGCCCAACTCGGTGCCGGACCCGAGAGCGCGCCACCCCGACCACCCGGCCCTCGAGACCGGCGATGCGGACGGGAGGAGCGTCAACGGCGGCGCCAAGCCGCACGCGCAGGCCGCGCCGCGGGggaggcgcgccgccgcggacgtGGAGGACGAAGGGTGGGAGCTCCTCCGGGAGTCGGTGGTGCGCTACTGCGGCAGCCCCGTGGGCACGATCGCGGCGTGCGACCCGGACGACCCCACCCCGCTCAACTACGACCAGGTGTTCATCAGGGACTTCGTGCCCTCGGGCGTCGCTTTCCTGCTCAAGGGGGAGCACGACATCGTCCGCAATTTCATCCTCCACACCCTGCAGCTCCAGGTAATGTTCAGATTGCAGACACACGTAAGGTTGGTGGTCTCCCAAAGAAAGGGGGAAAACACTGTTCTAGGTTGGTTACAGCCTTCTTGAAGAATTAGCTCAGCTTGACACAGTAAATCTGGCTGAATTAGTAGCCTTACATGAAAATTATTCTGCATACCTGGTTATGTAGTCTGTTCGTTGTTATGCTAATTTTTCTGTCATTTGAGATGGTTAAATTTCCAAATCTTCACGTTAAATTCAGCATTCACCTAACAGTTCTGTTCGGATTATCTCTTTGAGATACACTTGTGCAAAATAATCATATTATTTTCCCCGTGATGAATTAAGTTTCTAATGTGTTAAACTGTTTAATGATGATCTCCAGAGCTGGGAGAAAACAATGGACTGTCATAGCCCAGGTCAAGGCTTGATGCCAGCTAGCTTCAAGGTGCGTGTCATTCCCCTTGATGGTGAGGACGATGCCATTGAGGAAGTCTTGGATCCTGATTTTGGTGAGGCTGCAATAGGCCGTGTGGCACCAGTTGATTCAGGTAGGGCTGGAGTTGATGAGTATCCTTTCTCTGTTAATTTGCATGTGCTATATAAAAAAGTAGACTTCACAACGGTTTTCAGGGTTATGGTGGATCATATTGTTGAGGGCATATGGAAAATGTTCAGGGGACCTTTCAGTTCAGGAGAGAATCGATGTGCAGACTGGAATAAAAATGATCGTGAAGCTTTGTTTAGCTGATGGTTTCGACATGTTCCCCACATTGCTGGTCACTGATGGCTCGTGCATGATAGATCGTCGAATGGGAATACATGGGCACCCTTTGGAAATTCAGGTAACATGATGTATCAGAAATGCTTAGTATAACAAACCTAAATGATGAGGGTGCTAAATAGATTATGAACTATCCTTTTTAAGTTGCGACATGCACAAAATTAACTCTTATGGGTGCAACGCAGATGGGTACTATAGCAGATCTTTACtgcttctctctgtttttttaacAAACTGGCACGAGATTGTATATATAGGAAGAAGGTTTTACAGTTATCTCTCAGGTTGAAACCCCAGagcttctttctctctcttaaACCATGATTTCACCGCCTGATGTCTTCCGTATCATTAAATGGAGAAATGGGTATGACCCAGGGTCAAAGGATAGATGTGAAACgtcaaaacacacacacacacacacacacacacacacacacacacacacacacacacacacacacacacacacacacacacacacacacacacacacacacacacacacacacacacagagagagagagagagagagagagagagagagagtttcaAACCTGAATAATGAGGGTGCAGGCTCTAATATATTTTGAAAATTTTCCTTTAGCATATTGAATTTACAAATGATTTTTCAGTTctcttaaaaaattatatattgttATTGCTTCATTATGTCCTCTCTTGGGCGCTAAATACAAATGTTTTCTTCTGTCTGGAATCATTTATCTTAGTGAATAAAAAGCATTCTTCAGCCTCCAGAGTATCTATGTGGAATGTGGAGACGTCTCGACTAATTTGATTATACATAAATCTTTTCTGTTATAGGCACTGTTCTACTCTGCTCTCTTGTGTGCACGTGAGATGCTTACCCCTGAAGATGGATCAGATGACCTAATTCGTGCCATGAATAACAGGCTTATTGCACTCTCTTTTCATATCAGAGAGTATTATTGGCTTGACAAGAGAAAGCTGAATGAGATATACCGATACAAAACAGAGGAATACTCTTATGATGCTGTAAACAAGTTTAACATATACCCTGATCAGATCCCTTCCTGGTTAGTTCAATGGATTCCTCCTAAAGGCGGTTACTTCATCGGAAACCTGCAGCCAGCTCACATGGATTTCCGATTCTTCTCCCTGGGAAACTTGTGGTCAATAGTAAGCAGCTTAGCAACAGACCATCAGTCTCATGCTATCTTGGATCTGATTGAAGCCAAATGGACTGATTTGGTGGCGGAGATGCCAATGAAGATATGTTATCCTGCTCTTGAAGATGAAGAGTGGAAGTTCATAACTGGGAGTGATCCCAAAAACACGTGAGTCGTAGGTTATCATCTACTAAGTCTTGCAAATTGTTTGCATTCCTtaatattttcttcttttgatgCAGACCTTGGTCTTACCATAATGGAGGTTCCTGGCCAACATTGTTGTGGCAggtacacacgtaatccattcATTTGAAAAATATGATTTTATAGGACTGCTATGTTATGCTCAGCAGCTCGATTCGAATAAGTTGAAGTGTCTGGTTGGATTATTTCGCGCCAGATGTTTTTGTTCTTGCTTAACCAGTCAAAGATCCTATTTGCAGCTCACGGTGGCATGCATCAAGATGAACAGGCCGGAGATCGCAGAAAGAGCTGTGGAGGTGGCCGAGAGGCGTATTGCCAGAGACAAGTGGCCTGAATACTACGACACCAAGCGAGCGCGGTTCATCGGGAAAAAATCTCGCCTCTTCCAGACCTGGTCCATCGCCGGGTTCCTCGTGGCAAAGCTGCTGCTAGAGACGCGTGATAAATCCAGGATACTCTGCAACAACGAGGACGAGGATATTCTTAACGCTCTGAGTCTCATGGCAGATGGATCCAGTCCGAGGAGAAGGCGTGGCAAGCGAGTGCCAAAGACCTATATCGTGTAGATTCAGCAGTCTTCAGCCTGTGGTCATACACTCATACTCATTGGTCTtctcgtgtgtgtgtgtgtggctcACTGGGTAAATTTTTGTAGATAAAAGCGTTGTATGGTTATGGCATTAAACAATCTCCAGGTTTACTACAATAATGGAAAGATCACAATGCAGTATAATTATATTCAACAACGGGTGAATGATGCCATCGCGAGGCATTAGATGCACTACATCGCCACCATGACAAGCACAGACCTGTTCATCAATAAAGCGAGCCCGTAACTGTACAAACGACGACAGAAAATGCACATTACTGCCGAATCCGTGCTCCTTTGTACTAGTACGTTATTAACATGGTCGTATAAAGTTACAGGCCTGACTTGGAGTGCCTCTGCATTAGCAAGTAACAGCTCAATCCAGGAGCCAGGAACAGACTATTACATCCAGAAACGCATTCTACACTTCTACCAGTTGCATCTAAGCTCATGCCCAGGAATTTCCCAACCGTGTCTTCTAATATTTCATGGTATTAACAAGGCATAAAATACAGGCTCACAGCCAACCTTACCGTACTTCCCAACGTCCCAAATGGCGAAGGATGACTCATTTTCAACAGAAAACTGCAGCGAAGGGAGACTACAGACTACTACTAGCTAGCTTATCTTGATATTGATATATCCTTGGGACAACAACAGTAACACTACTACTGCTAAAGCTAAAAGAGCTCAAACTCGATGTCATCGCCGTTCAGCCGGAACTCCAGACACTTGCCTTCCTTTTTCTTGCGTGTCGTCGCGAGGGTTGCTGCAGCAGCATCGAAGCTTTTCGGGGTCTCTGGCGGAGCAGTCCAACGGATCAAGGCCCAGTTCAGGCCTTCAAAGAAGGGGTGCCGCTTGATCTCAGCAGCTCCTCTTGATGAACCAAGCCGATACTCTGGCTCCTTCACAAGCAGGCCTCTGATCAGATCTCGTGCATGGAAGCTGACAGCTGGGTTATCAGGGAACTTCAGGCCCTGCGAGATCACATTTGAAAGTGTCTCCTCATTGCCAGGTCCCCTGAATGGTGTCTTGCCATAGAGTAATTCATAAAGGAAGATGCCAAGAGTCCACCAATCAACCGAGCTACCATGGCCGTCTCCTCGAATGATCTCTGGGGCAAGGTATTCGTGGGTCCCAACAAATGAATTTGATCTTGCATCGGTGGGCTCGACAACGAGCTGTGGAAGTGATGGCTTCTTCAGGGGTTCAGCTCTAGGCCTCCGTGTCCTCGATGGTGTAGACGAAACCAGCCGAGGTGTAAAGCAGGATGAATTGCTCCAGGATGGCTGGATACACAATGGATCTATGCAGCTTTGCGCACACGGACCAGAAGGCCTACTGGGCTCATCTCTGCCTACTGATGATGTTCTCACAAGCATTGGACTTACTGAGCATCTAAGAGACAGATCAAAGTCTGAGAGCATGATGTGCCCATCTTCACGAACAAGTATGTTCTCTGGCTTCAGATCACGATATATGACCCCCAACATATGGAGATACTCCAAGGCTAGGAGGACTTCGGCAACATAGAACCTACAAAATGCAGCTCTCGAGTTACAATAGTTCAGTACTAAAATGAAAATATAAAAATGTAAATTCTCTTGAGTTACAATAGCTCAGTAATAAAATGCAacctatagaaaaaaaaatgtaaactcAGATTATAATAGCTCAATGTACTGTAATTTGACCAAAAAGAAACATCTATCTGGTAGTGCAGCAAGATTATATAAGCACCATTTTTAGTTCTGGGTAAAGCAAGATCAATCATGGCAACAGTGATAAAGACGCCACACAGACAACATAACTAAAGGTCCATACCTTGCAGCTGCTTCTGAGAAGGTTCTGGTAGGTTGTTTCTGCCTAAGAACATGCAGGTCACCGCCTGGGCAAAACTCCATTACCAGGCAAGATAGGTTGTCTGTCGTGAAATGAGAATACAGAGTTGGAAGGAATGGGTGGTCAAGCATTTGCAGTATCTCCCGCTCAGTTTGTGCTCTGAGCATCTTCTTTCTGCTTATCAGGTACTCAATGTCCATAACCTTCAAAGCAAACAGGCAGTCAGAGCCCACCAACTCAGCCAAATAAACAGTGCCAATGTCCCCACAACCAAgttgtttgagaagcttgaagttCTTCAATCCCAAGCACCCTTGCTGGATAGCCAAACGCCTGATGGCACCCCATCTCACATCCTTTGACATGTGAGGCCTTGTTCCATTAGCACTGAAACTGCCATAACTATCCTCACTGATGCTAGTGCTAGTGCTATAATCACCAATGCTACTCTTCGAGCTTTGGGAGCATTCACCCTTTTCCTTCGATCTTGACAACTCACCAACCT from Setaria italica strain Yugu1 chromosome VII, Setaria_italica_v2.0, whole genome shotgun sequence includes the following:
- the LOC101757498 gene encoding serine/threonine-protein kinase D6PK; translation: MKVQLPEQQCTKGMGSSGCSEIVELVDEPKDARPGGVTHLRVRVKPVGQEHGARSCSVEDDLDRLIRSINVRTSARASGQTSTDRRLIALGKSPVSSSEIVESVSLKQALRKMCISQASEMAAMKRLSKPSGVSTPPDSGAIRKLYGSVAVQTNEEKDDKSKVEKVSVLPEKAAGSLLGKPVETSKGQSKSSTKKNSRSASPTAAKIHKTRIQDVISNKSSEAVDDPPAGTTLAKQRKGKPAKASSPRAVPVGGSRLVKPMFRNKTSTKKKVKPEPASVAASQKHCEAKGSNSHTGNQEALQEEPRTPAPTNKKATISSTCVEGADFGTKGCGVGAIHGSKVGELSRSKEKGECSQSSKSSIGDYSTSTSISEDSYGSFSANGTRPHMSKDVRWGAIRRLAIQQGCLGLKNFKLLKQLGCGDIGTVYLAELVGSDCLFALKVMDIEYLISRKKMLRAQTEREILQMLDHPFLPTLYSHFTTDNLSCLVMEFCPGGDLHVLRQKQPTRTFSEAAARFYVAEVLLALEYLHMLGVIYRDLKPENILVREDGHIMLSDFDLSLRCSVSPMLVRTSSVGRDEPSRPSGPCAQSCIDPLCIQPSWSNSSCFTPRLVSSTPSRTRRPRAEPLKKPSLPQLVVEPTDARSNSFVGTHEYLAPEIIRGDGHGSSVDWWTLGIFLYELLYGKTPFRGPGNEETLSNVISQGLKFPDNPAVSFHARDLIRGLLVKEPEYRLGSSRGAAEIKRHPFFEGLNWALIRWTAPPETPKSFDAAAATLATTRKKKEGKCLEFRLNGDDIEFELF
- the LOC101757111 gene encoding neutral/alkaline invertase 3, chloroplastic; its protein translation is MDMGIARVAAPPHLACSARPTGGSLGVGAARPGTGTQSGRGRSRCRPPRPPNSVPDPRARHPDHPALETGDADGRSVNGGAKPHAQAAPRGRRAAADVEDEGWELLRESVVRYCGSPVGTIAACDPDDPTPLNYDQVFIRDFVPSGVAFLLKGEHDIVRNFILHTLQLQSWEKTMDCHSPGQGLMPASFKVRVIPLDGEDDAIEEVLDPDFGEAAIGRVAPVDSGLWWIILLRAYGKCSGDLSVQERIDVQTGIKMIVKLCLADGFDMFPTLLVTDGSCMIDRRMGIHGHPLEIQALFYSALLCAREMLTPEDGSDDLIRAMNNRLIALSFHIREYYWLDKRKLNEIYRYKTEEYSYDAVNKFNIYPDQIPSWLVQWIPPKGGYFIGNLQPAHMDFRFFSLGNLWSIVSSLATDHQSHAILDLIEAKWTDLVAEMPMKICYPALEDEEWKFITGSDPKNTPWSYHNGGSWPTLLWQLTVACIKMNRPEIAERAVEVAERRIARDKWPEYYDTKRARFIGKKSRLFQTWSIAGFLVAKLLLETRDKSRILCNNEDEDILNALSLMADGSSPRRRRGKRVPKTYIV